One region of Trinickia violacea genomic DNA includes:
- a CDS encoding type II secretion system F family protein: MTSPAPHATSELRFSWRGVQTDGTRRRGTIIAPDAASARAMLKRDRIVVLEIEARGQAARPKANAGEVTSFTRQLTSLLRAGLPLTPSLELIAQTPSRSGMPRIVGGVARQIVSGASFSVALSHYAKQFDALYCQLVAVGETSGALAPVLARLADDRERAAIQRAKVRAALTYPVAVLLLALAITAALLVWVVPTFKQIFDGFGAQLPAPTQLVLALSDAAARWFGPALAAIVATGFAVASGLRRSESARTAFDRMTLRLPIVGPVLATLAAARWSRALGTLLAAGTPLTDAFDSLTHATGNTVFDLATVDIAARLRRGERLAAAMRASHCFPQQVVQPIAVAEESGALDAMLLDVATLADRQVDEKIGLLASLCEPLIVIVLGALVGGLVVALYLPIIQLGNVV; the protein is encoded by the coding sequence ATGACCTCACCGGCTCCGCACGCAACGTCCGAGCTTCGCTTTTCCTGGCGCGGCGTCCAAACCGACGGCACTCGCAGGCGCGGGACGATCATCGCGCCCGATGCCGCAAGCGCTCGCGCGATGCTCAAGCGCGATCGAATCGTGGTGCTTGAAATCGAAGCGCGCGGCCAGGCCGCCCGGCCGAAAGCAAACGCCGGCGAAGTGACGTCGTTCACGCGGCAATTGACGAGCTTGCTTCGGGCGGGCCTGCCGCTCACGCCGTCGCTCGAGTTGATCGCACAAACACCGAGCCGCAGCGGCATGCCGCGGATCGTCGGCGGCGTCGCCCGGCAGATCGTCTCCGGCGCGAGCTTTTCCGTGGCCCTCTCCCACTACGCCAAGCAATTCGACGCCCTCTATTGCCAGCTCGTCGCGGTGGGCGAAACCTCCGGCGCACTCGCGCCGGTGCTCGCGCGCCTCGCCGACGACCGCGAACGCGCCGCCATCCAGCGCGCGAAGGTGCGCGCTGCGCTGACGTATCCCGTTGCGGTGCTGTTGCTCGCCCTCGCCATCACCGCCGCGCTTCTGGTCTGGGTCGTGCCGACGTTCAAACAGATTTTCGACGGCTTCGGTGCCCAGCTGCCCGCGCCGACCCAACTCGTGCTCGCGCTCTCCGATGCCGCAGCGCGATGGTTCGGGCCTGCGCTCGCCGCTATCGTCGCGACCGGTTTTGCCGTCGCCAGCGGGCTGCGCCGCTCCGAATCCGCCCGTACCGCGTTCGATCGCATGACGCTTCGGCTCCCGATCGTCGGTCCGGTACTCGCCACGCTGGCTGCCGCCCGCTGGAGCCGGGCCCTCGGCACGCTGCTCGCGGCCGGCACGCCGCTTACCGATGCGTTTGACTCGCTCACGCACGCCACCGGCAATACGGTATTCGATCTGGCAACCGTCGATATCGCAGCGCGGCTGCGACGCGGCGAGCGGCTCGCGGCGGCCATGCGCGCGTCGCACTGTTTTCCGCAGCAAGTCGTGCAGCCGATCGCCGTCGCCGAGGAATCTGGGGCCCTCGATGCGATGCTCCTCGACGTCGCCACGCTCGCCGACCGTCAGGTAGACGAAAAGATCGGACTGCTGGCAAGCCTGTGCGAGCCGCTCATCGTCATCGTTCTCGGCGCCCTGGTTGGGGGGCTGGTGGTCGCGCTGTATCTTCCCATCATTCAGCTCGGCAACGTGGTGTAG
- a CDS encoding prepilin peptidase has translation MYDLSLSDPLARHAAGLSATFGALPTGVQFAFAIVLGLVIGSFLNVVAHRLPIMLERAWRAEVSDTTGVPPADDGLPARYNLCVPRSACPHCGHVLSAWENVPVVSYLLLRGRCSQCKTSLSVRYPLIELASAALAALALWSFGPSFAALAAFGLCAMLLAMSAIDIDTRLLPDSMTLPLLWAGLIVNFCDTFASLRAGVVGAIAGYLFLWCVYWLFRLVRGVEGMGYGDFKLLAAIGAWLGWTALPQVVLIAAVTGAVVGIGATLTGRMRFEEPLPFGPFLAAGGAATLFLGTPLYHAFGG, from the coding sequence GTGTACGATCTCTCCCTCAGCGATCCGCTCGCCCGCCATGCGGCCGGCTTGAGCGCCACGTTCGGCGCGTTGCCGACCGGCGTGCAGTTCGCCTTCGCTATCGTGCTCGGCCTCGTGATCGGCAGCTTTCTGAACGTCGTCGCGCACCGTCTGCCGATCATGCTCGAACGCGCTTGGCGCGCGGAAGTCAGCGACACGACGGGCGTTCCGCCCGCGGACGACGGCCTGCCCGCGCGTTATAACCTTTGCGTGCCGCGCAGCGCATGCCCGCATTGCGGCCACGTGTTGAGTGCGTGGGAAAACGTCCCTGTCGTCAGCTACCTGTTGCTGCGCGGACGCTGTTCGCAATGCAAGACTTCACTCAGTGTCCGCTACCCGCTGATCGAGCTCGCGAGTGCTGCGCTCGCTGCGCTTGCGCTGTGGTCGTTCGGGCCGTCGTTCGCGGCGCTCGCCGCGTTCGGCCTCTGCGCCATGCTGCTCGCGATGAGCGCGATCGACATCGACACCCGGCTGCTGCCCGATTCGATGACTCTGCCGCTCTTGTGGGCCGGACTCATCGTGAACTTCTGCGATACCTTTGCGAGCCTGCGCGCCGGGGTCGTCGGCGCAATCGCGGGCTATCTCTTTCTATGGTGCGTCTACTGGCTGTTCAGGCTCGTGCGCGGCGTGGAGGGCATGGGCTACGGAGACTTCAAGCTGCTCGCCGCGATCGGTGCGTGGCTCGGCTGGACTGCGTTGCCGCAAGTCGTATTGATCGCGGCCGTGACTGGGGCCGTCGTCGGGATCGGAGCGACCTTGACCGGCCGCATGCGCTTCGAGGAGCCGCTGCCTTTCGGTCCGTTCCTTGCTGCAGGCGGCGCCGCGACCCTCTTTCTCGGCACCCCGCTCTATCACGCGTTCGGAGGCTGA
- the coaE gene encoding dephospho-CoA kinase (Dephospho-CoA kinase (CoaE) performs the final step in coenzyme A biosynthesis.), whose translation MFAVGLTGGIGSGKTTVADLFAAHGVAIVDTDLIAHRITAPNGAAMPLIAKEFGQEFVTADGALDRAKMRALIFSDNTAKARLESITHPLIRAETQRERNAAAGPYLIIVVPLLVESGTWKARVDRVLTVDCSVDTQIERVMRRNAFAREQVLAIIGKQATREARLAAADDVIVNEGAPLEELAARVERLHREYLALAGTPST comes from the coding sequence ATGTTTGCTGTGGGATTGACTGGCGGCATCGGCAGCGGCAAGACAACGGTCGCCGATCTGTTCGCAGCACACGGCGTGGCGATCGTCGACACGGATCTCATCGCGCACCGCATCACCGCGCCGAACGGCGCTGCGATGCCGCTGATCGCGAAGGAGTTCGGCCAAGAGTTCGTGACAGCCGACGGCGCGCTCGACCGTGCCAAAATGCGCGCGCTGATTTTCAGCGACAACACGGCGAAAGCACGTCTCGAATCGATCACCCACCCGCTGATTCGCGCTGAGACCCAGCGCGAACGCAACGCGGCAGCGGGACCGTATCTGATCATTGTCGTGCCGCTTCTCGTCGAATCGGGCACGTGGAAAGCGCGGGTCGACCGCGTGCTGACCGTCGATTGCAGCGTCGATACGCAAATCGAGCGCGTGATGCGCCGCAATGCCTTCGCGCGTGAACAGGTGCTCGCCATCATCGGCAAGCAAGCCACGCGAGAAGCGCGCCTGGCCGCCGCCGACGACGTAATCGTCAACGAAGGCGCGCCGCTCGAAGAACTCGCAGCGCGAGTGGAACGCTTGCATCGCGAATACCTCGCGCTGGCAGGAACGCCCTCCACCTAG
- the zapD gene encoding cell division protein ZapD — translation MILYEYPFNERIRTLLRLEDLFERFTFFLTQDDAREHHVALTTLFEIAEVTGRADLKSDLMKELERQRQTLAPFRGNPGIEQNALEAVLGEIEQTLASLAQMQGKTGQHLADNEWLASIRSRAIIPGGTCKFDLPSYYAWQQLHPDQRREDIAKWIMPLLPLRDAATIVLRLARESGQASKVMAMQGSYQQMLSGRTYQLMQVRVSPELRMIPEASANKYMLWVRFTVQDGNLRPRAVDVDVPFQLTLCSL, via the coding sequence TTGATCCTTTACGAGTATCCGTTCAACGAACGAATCCGCACGCTGCTGCGCCTCGAAGATTTGTTCGAGCGCTTTACGTTCTTCCTGACTCAAGACGACGCGAGGGAACATCACGTCGCGCTCACGACGCTGTTCGAAATCGCCGAAGTCACGGGCCGCGCGGATCTGAAATCGGATCTGATGAAGGAGCTCGAACGCCAGCGCCAAACGCTTGCACCCTTCCGCGGCAATCCCGGCATCGAACAAAACGCACTCGAAGCGGTGCTCGGCGAAATCGAGCAGACGCTTGCGAGCCTTGCGCAAATGCAAGGCAAGACCGGCCAGCATCTGGCCGACAACGAATGGCTCGCGAGCATCCGGAGCCGCGCGATCATTCCCGGCGGTACCTGCAAATTCGACTTGCCGTCGTACTACGCCTGGCAGCAACTGCATCCCGATCAACGCCGCGAAGACATCGCCAAGTGGATCATGCCGCTGCTGCCGCTGCGCGACGCCGCCACGATCGTACTGCGTCTCGCACGCGAGTCGGGCCAGGCATCGAAAGTGATGGCGATGCAAGGCAGCTATCAGCAAATGTTGTCCGGCCGGACTTATCAATTGATGCAGGTACGCGTGTCGCCGGAACTGCGGATGATCCCCGAAGCGAGCGCCAACAAGTACATGCTCTGGGTACGCTTCACCGTGCAGGACGGAAACTTGCGGCCGCGTGCGGTCGATGTCGACGTGCCGTTCCAACTCACGCTCTGCAGCCTGTAA
- the yacG gene encoding DNA gyrase inhibitor YacG has product MTTVVKCPTCGKPVRWVPENRFRPFCSERCKQIDLGAWANEKYKIGGTDEEPPSDDTSRGDLN; this is encoded by the coding sequence ATGACCACCGTTGTGAAATGCCCGACTTGCGGCAAACCTGTCCGCTGGGTACCTGAAAATCGCTTTCGCCCGTTCTGCTCCGAACGCTGCAAACAAATCGATCTTGGCGCCTGGGCCAACGAGAAGTACAAGATCGGCGGCACCGATGAGGAACCGCCTTCCGACGATACCTCGCGCGGCGACCTCAACTAG
- a CDS encoding NUDIX domain-containing protein, producing MTRDVKTPDGAAALSRPVTEVAVGVLVQPDGRYLLAQRPAGKPYEGYWEFPGGKLEPGETVEAALERELHEELGIVVTECHRWHTLEHDYPHAYVRLYFCKVTRWTGEPHGREGQAFSWERLPAAVEPLLPATIPVLEWLAAD from the coding sequence ATGACGCGCGACGTGAAGACTCCGGATGGCGCGGCGGCGCTGTCGCGTCCCGTGACCGAGGTTGCCGTCGGCGTGCTGGTGCAGCCGGACGGCCGCTACTTGCTCGCGCAGCGCCCGGCTGGCAAACCCTACGAAGGCTATTGGGAGTTTCCGGGCGGCAAGCTCGAACCGGGCGAAACGGTCGAAGCGGCGCTCGAGCGCGAATTGCACGAGGAGCTGGGCATCGTCGTCACCGAGTGCCACCGTTGGCACACGCTCGAACACGACTATCCGCATGCTTACGTCCGCCTCTATTTCTGCAAGGTGACGCGCTGGACCGGCGAGCCGCACGGCCGCGAAGGACAGGCGTTCAGCTGGGAACGGCTTCCGGCCGCCGTCGAACCGCTGCTTCCGGCGACGATTCCGGTTCTGGAGTGGCTGGCCGCCGATTGA
- a CDS encoding ATP-binding protein, giving the protein MDKLEHFLTRAEALLGRLEAMLPPAAPQIDWSAAVAFRWRKRHGRGYLQPVPAISDITLDDLQNIDRQKALIEQNTRQFVHKQPSNNVLLTGARGTGKSSLIKACLNAYAADGLRLIEVDKDDLHDLGDIVDLISQRPERFVVFCDDLSFEEGESGYKALKVALDGSVAAQSDNVLIYATSNRRHLLPEYMSDNETYKHMPDGEIHPGEVVEEKISLSERFGLWVSFYPFKQDDYLGIVAHWLQHFGCDDAEIESARGDALVWALERGSRSGRVAWQFARDWSGRKAQA; this is encoded by the coding sequence ATGGATAAACTCGAACACTTCCTGACGCGCGCCGAAGCGCTGCTCGGACGCCTTGAAGCGATGCTGCCGCCGGCGGCGCCGCAAATCGACTGGTCGGCGGCGGTCGCCTTCCGCTGGCGCAAGCGTCATGGGCGCGGCTATCTGCAGCCGGTGCCGGCCATTTCGGACATCACGCTCGACGACCTGCAGAACATCGATCGCCAGAAAGCGCTGATCGAACAGAACACGCGCCAGTTCGTGCACAAGCAGCCGTCGAACAACGTGCTGCTGACGGGCGCGCGCGGCACGGGCAAGTCATCGCTGATCAAGGCGTGCCTGAACGCCTATGCGGCCGACGGCCTGCGCCTGATCGAAGTCGACAAGGACGATTTGCACGATCTCGGCGATATCGTCGATCTGATTTCGCAGCGCCCCGAGCGCTTCGTCGTGTTCTGCGATGACCTCTCGTTCGAGGAAGGCGAGTCGGGCTACAAGGCGCTGAAAGTCGCGCTCGACGGCTCGGTTGCCGCGCAATCGGACAACGTGCTGATCTACGCCACGTCGAACCGCCGCCATCTGCTCCCCGAGTACATGAGCGACAACGAGACGTACAAGCACATGCCCGACGGCGAGATTCATCCAGGCGAAGTCGTCGAAGAGAAGATCTCGCTGTCCGAGCGCTTCGGCCTGTGGGTCAGCTTCTATCCGTTCAAGCAGGACGACTATCTGGGAATCGTCGCGCACTGGCTGCAGCATTTCGGCTGCGATGACGCAGAGATCGAAAGCGCGCGCGGCGATGCGCTCGTCTGGGCGCTGGAGCGCGGGTCGCGCTCGGGCCGTGTCGCATGGCAGTTCGCGCGCGACTGGTCGGGCCGGAAGGCACAGGCATGA
- the argJ gene encoding bifunctional glutamate N-acetyltransferase/amino-acid acetyltransferase ArgJ produces MAVNFPSIAPEQLHPVAGVTLGWAEANIRKPNRKDVLVISVDEGATVAGVFTSNRFCAAPVTVCREHLDRVRAGGKGIRALVVNTGNANAGTGEPGLANARETCAELARLAGIAPEQVLPFSTGVILEPLPIDRLKAGLPAALENRRAAHWYDAAQSIMTTDTLPKAASRQVTIDGHTVTLTGISKGAGMIKPNMATMLGFLAFDAAVSQPVLDALVKHVADRSFNCITIDGDTSTNDSFILIASGKSSLPAVTSTESAAYAALRDAVTEVAQTLAQLIVRDGEGATKFMTVQVEGGSNVPECRQIAYAIGHSPLVKTAFYASDPNLGRILAAIGYAGVTDLDVEKIDLYLDDVLVAKQGGRNPDYREEDGQRVMKQSEITIRVLLGRGDAQATIWTCDLSHDYVSINADYRS; encoded by the coding sequence ATGGCTGTCAATTTCCCCTCGATCGCTCCCGAGCAACTGCATCCCGTCGCCGGCGTCACGCTCGGTTGGGCGGAAGCGAATATCCGCAAGCCGAATCGCAAGGATGTCCTCGTGATTTCCGTCGATGAAGGCGCGACTGTGGCAGGCGTGTTCACGTCGAATCGCTTTTGCGCGGCGCCGGTGACGGTGTGCCGCGAGCATCTCGATCGCGTGCGCGCGGGCGGCAAAGGCATTCGCGCGCTCGTCGTGAATACCGGCAACGCAAACGCGGGCACAGGCGAACCCGGCCTCGCGAACGCACGCGAAACCTGCGCGGAGCTCGCGCGACTGGCCGGCATCGCGCCGGAGCAAGTGCTGCCGTTTTCGACGGGCGTGATTCTCGAGCCGCTGCCGATCGATCGCCTGAAGGCCGGTCTGCCCGCCGCGCTCGAAAATCGCCGGGCGGCGCATTGGTACGACGCCGCGCAATCGATCATGACGACCGACACCTTGCCGAAGGCTGCTTCGCGCCAAGTGACGATCGACGGCCACACGGTCACGCTGACCGGCATCAGCAAGGGCGCCGGCATGATCAAGCCGAACATGGCGACGATGCTCGGCTTTCTCGCGTTCGACGCGGCCGTGTCGCAGCCCGTGCTCGACGCGCTCGTGAAGCACGTCGCCGACCGCTCGTTCAACTGCATCACGATCGACGGCGATACGTCGACGAACGATTCGTTCATCCTGATCGCGTCGGGTAAATCGAGCCTGCCGGCCGTGACGTCGACCGAGTCTGCCGCTTACGCCGCGTTGCGCGATGCCGTGACGGAAGTCGCGCAGACGCTCGCCCAACTGATCGTGCGCGACGGCGAAGGCGCGACGAAGTTCATGACGGTGCAGGTCGAAGGCGGCTCGAACGTCCCCGAATGCCGCCAGATCGCCTACGCGATCGGCCACTCGCCACTCGTGAAGACGGCCTTCTACGCATCGGACCCCAACCTCGGCCGCATCCTCGCGGCGATCGGTTACGCCGGCGTCACGGATCTGGATGTCGAGAAAATCGATCTCTACCTCGACGATGTGCTCGTCGCCAAACAAGGCGGCCGCAATCCCGACTACCGCGAGGAAGACGGCCAGCGCGTCATGAAGCAAAGCGAGATCACGATTCGCGTGCTGCTGGGCCGCGGCGATGCGCAGGCGACGATCTGGACTTGCGACTTGTCGCACGACTACGTGAGCATCAACGCCGACTACCGTTCCTGA
- the secA gene encoding preprotein translocase subunit SecA yields MTTGFLQKIFGSRNQRLVKQYQKTVAAINALETQIEQLTDDQLRAKTGEFRQRVASGESLDKLLPEAFAVCREASRRVLKMRHFDVQLIGGMVLHYGKIAEMRTGEGKTLVATLAAYLNALSGRGVHVVTVNDYLAQRDAEWMGKLYNFLGLSVGINLSQMDHASKQTAYASDITYGTNNEFGFDYLRDNMVYETDARVQRPLNFAVVDEVDSILIDEARTPLIISGQAEDHTELYVRMNALPPLLERQIGEEKADGTGVEKPGDYTLDEKGRQVFLTESGHEKAERMLSEWGLIGEGESLYAPQNITLMHHVYAALRAHTLFFRDQHYVVQNNEVIIVDEFTGRLMVGRRWSDGLHQAVEAKEHVKIQSENQTLASITFQNYFRMYSKLSGMTGTADTEAYEFNEIYGLETVVIPTNRPPKRLDKQDQIYKTAKERYDAVIRDIRECFERGQPVLVGTTSIENSEVLSHLLTKAALPHEVLNAKQHAREAAIVAEAGRPQRITIATNMAGRGTDIVLGGNAEKQAAFIEADEAIPAEEKTSRIQKLHDEWQTLHDQVKAAGGLHIIGTERHESRRIDNQLRGRAGRQGDPGSSRFYLSLEDPLLRIFAGDRVRAIMDRLKMPEGEAIEAGIVTRSIESAQRKVEARNFDIRKQLLEYDDVSNDQRKVIYQQRNELLEAHDIAETIGAMRQAVVGDVVHEFVPAGSIEEQWQAPELEEVLRNDWQLDLAIQEMINESQSISADEILEAVVAAADENYETKVALVGRESFSAFERSIMLQTLDRCWREHLAALDHLRQGIHLRGYAQKNPKQEYKREAFELFEALLNVVKTEVTRIVMNVQIQSPEQLEQAAEQLEEQGSHLENVEFRHAEFAEAGAAAAGGAVAADAATEMVSQAMSHGAHAPAGASPSTDGMPKVGRNDPCPCGSGKKYKQCHGKLA; encoded by the coding sequence ATGACCACCGGTTTTCTCCAAAAAATCTTTGGCAGCCGCAACCAGCGCCTCGTCAAGCAGTATCAAAAAACCGTTGCGGCGATCAACGCGCTCGAGACGCAGATCGAGCAGCTGACGGACGACCAATTGCGCGCGAAGACGGGTGAGTTCCGCCAGCGCGTCGCAAGCGGCGAATCGCTCGACAAGCTGCTGCCGGAGGCGTTCGCCGTGTGCCGCGAGGCGAGCCGCCGCGTGCTCAAGATGCGCCACTTCGACGTGCAGCTGATCGGCGGCATGGTGCTCCACTACGGCAAGATCGCCGAAATGCGCACGGGCGAAGGCAAGACGCTCGTCGCGACGCTTGCCGCGTACCTGAACGCGCTGTCGGGCCGCGGCGTGCACGTCGTGACCGTCAACGATTACCTCGCTCAGCGTGATGCGGAGTGGATGGGCAAGCTTTACAACTTCCTGGGTCTCTCGGTCGGCATCAACCTGTCGCAGATGGATCACGCGTCGAAGCAGACAGCCTACGCGTCAGACATCACCTACGGCACGAACAACGAATTCGGCTTCGATTACCTGCGCGACAACATGGTCTACGAGACCGACGCGCGCGTGCAGCGGCCGCTCAACTTCGCGGTCGTCGACGAAGTGGACTCGATCCTGATCGACGAGGCGCGTACGCCGCTGATCATTTCGGGCCAGGCCGAAGATCACACCGAGCTCTACGTGCGCATGAACGCGCTTCCGCCGCTGCTCGAACGTCAGATCGGCGAAGAGAAGGCGGACGGCACGGGCGTCGAGAAGCCGGGCGACTACACGCTCGACGAAAAGGGCCGTCAGGTGTTCCTGACCGAGTCGGGTCACGAAAAGGCGGAGCGCATGCTCTCCGAGTGGGGCCTGATCGGAGAGGGCGAAAGCCTCTACGCGCCGCAGAACATCACGCTGATGCACCATGTGTACGCCGCACTGCGGGCGCACACCCTGTTCTTCCGCGACCAGCACTATGTCGTGCAGAACAACGAAGTCATCATCGTCGACGAATTCACGGGTCGTCTGATGGTGGGCCGCCGCTGGTCGGATGGTCTGCACCAGGCGGTCGAGGCGAAGGAGCACGTGAAGATCCAGAGCGAAAACCAGACGCTCGCCTCGATCACGTTCCAGAACTACTTCCGCATGTATTCGAAGCTTTCGGGCATGACCGGCACGGCCGATACCGAAGCGTACGAATTCAACGAGATCTACGGGCTCGAGACGGTCGTCATCCCGACCAACCGGCCGCCCAAGCGGCTCGACAAGCAAGACCAGATCTACAAGACCGCGAAGGAGCGCTATGACGCCGTGATTCGCGATATCCGCGAATGCTTCGAGCGCGGTCAGCCGGTGCTGGTCGGCACGACGTCGATCGAGAACTCCGAGGTGCTGTCGCACCTGCTGACCAAGGCGGCCCTGCCGCACGAAGTGCTGAACGCGAAGCAGCACGCGCGCGAAGCGGCGATCGTCGCCGAAGCAGGACGTCCGCAGCGCATCACGATTGCAACCAACATGGCCGGCCGCGGCACCGACATCGTGCTCGGCGGCAACGCCGAGAAGCAGGCCGCGTTCATCGAAGCCGATGAAGCCATCCCCGCCGAGGAAAAAACGAGCCGCATCCAGAAGCTGCACGACGAGTGGCAGACGCTGCACGACCAGGTGAAGGCGGCCGGCGGCCTGCACATCATCGGCACCGAGCGTCACGAATCGCGCCGGATCGACAACCAGCTGCGCGGCCGTGCTGGCCGTCAGGGCGATCCGGGTTCGTCGCGCTTCTATTTGTCGCTCGAAGATCCGCTCTTGCGCATTTTCGCGGGCGATCGCGTGCGCGCGATCATGGACCGCCTCAAGATGCCGGAAGGCGAAGCGATCGAAGCGGGCATCGTCACGCGCTCGATCGAATCGGCGCAGCGCAAGGTCGAGGCGCGCAACTTCGATATTCGTAAGCAATTGCTCGAATACGACGATGTGTCGAACGATCAGCGCAAGGTGATCTATCAGCAGCGCAACGAATTGCTCGAAGCGCACGATATCGCCGAAACGATCGGTGCGATGCGCCAGGCCGTGGTCGGCGATGTGGTTCACGAGTTCGTTCCGGCGGGCAGCATCGAAGAGCAATGGCAGGCGCCGGAGCTCGAAGAAGTGTTGCGCAACGACTGGCAGCTCGATCTCGCGATTCAGGAAATGATCAACGAATCGCAATCGATCAGCGCGGACGAGATTCTCGAAGCCGTGGTCGCCGCCGCCGACGAGAACTACGAGACGAAGGTCGCCCTGGTCGGCCGCGAATCGTTCAGCGCGTTCGAGCGCTCGATCATGCTGCAGACGCTCGACCGCTGCTGGCGCGAGCACCTCGCCGCGCTCGACCACTTGCGTCAGGGCATCCACCTGCGCGGCTATGCGCAGAAGAATCCGAAGCAGGAATACAAGCGCGAGGCGTTCGAGCTGTTTGAGGCGCTTCTCAATGTGGTGAAGACGGAAGTCACGCGCATCGTGATGAACGTTCAAATCCAATCGCCGGAGCAACTCGAGCAGGCCGCCGAGCAGCTCGAAGAGCAGGGCAGCCATCTGGAGAACGTCGAATTCCGCCACGCGGAGTTCGCCGAAGCGGGTGCTGCGGCAGCAGGCGGCGCGGTCGCGGCCGATGCCGCCACCGAGATGGTCAGCCAGGCCATGAGCCACGGCGCGCATGCGCCTGCCGGCGCCTCGCCGTCCACCGACGGCATGCCGAAAGTAGGCCGCAACGACCCCTGCCCGTGCGGTAGCGGCAAGAAGTACAAGCAGTGCCACGGCAAGCTTGCATAA
- a CDS encoding DUF721 domain-containing protein, which translates to MSRFSSFSRPFGPPRPQPVGEVLTRTDAFAALRAGVEQIAALERDLKQLLPSYLATSVEPGFIKDGVLSLFAAHNALAARLRHLEPTLLSELQQRGWAVNTLKVRVRPQPVKEPPPVKQARMTPAGADALRELSETLAPSPLQAALAKMAARHRKPRDEKK; encoded by the coding sequence ATGAGCCGTTTTTCGTCGTTTTCAAGGCCGTTTGGGCCGCCGCGGCCACAGCCGGTCGGCGAGGTTCTGACCCGCACCGATGCGTTTGCCGCCCTGCGCGCGGGCGTCGAGCAAATTGCCGCGCTCGAACGCGATCTCAAGCAACTGTTGCCCAGTTACTTGGCGACAAGTGTCGAACCAGGCTTCATCAAGGACGGCGTCTTGTCCCTCTTTGCCGCGCACAACGCGCTTGCTGCGCGTCTGCGGCATCTCGAACCGACGCTGCTCTCCGAACTTCAGCAACGCGGCTGGGCCGTCAACACGCTGAAAGTGCGCGTCCGTCCCCAGCCGGTCAAGGAGCCGCCGCCCGTCAAGCAGGCGCGTATGACGCCGGCAGGCGCCGATGCGCTGCGCGAATTGAGCGAAACGCTCGCCCCGTCCCCCTTGCAAGCGGCGCTCGCGAAGATGGCCGCGCGCCATCGGAAACCGCGCGACGAAAAAAAATGA
- the lpxC gene encoding UDP-3-O-acyl-N-acetylglucosamine deacetylase yields the protein MLKQRTIKSIVKTVGIGLHSGRKVDLTLRPAAENTGIVFSRVDLPTPVDIPASAMSIGDTRLASVLQKDGARVSTVEHLMSACAGLGIDNLYVDVTAEEIPIMDGSAASFVFLIQSAGIEEQNALKKFIKVTKPVEIRDGDKFARLDPYFGFKLKFTIDFRHPAVDKTGQALEVDFANTSYVRDIARARTFGFAHEVEMMRELGLARGGSMDNAIVLDEYRILNNDGLRYDDEFVKHKMLDAIGDLYVVGHPLLASYTAYKSGHGLNNALLRELLAHEDAYELVTFDDVKRAPRGFGYEAQTAFA from the coding sequence ATGCTGAAGCAACGCACTATCAAATCGATCGTCAAGACGGTCGGCATCGGCCTGCATTCCGGCCGGAAGGTCGACTTGACGCTTCGCCCCGCCGCCGAAAACACGGGCATCGTGTTTTCGCGCGTGGATCTGCCGACGCCCGTCGATATCCCGGCGTCGGCGATGTCGATCGGCGATACGCGTCTTGCTTCGGTGTTGCAGAAGGACGGCGCGCGGGTCTCGACGGTCGAGCACCTGATGTCGGCCTGCGCGGGTCTCGGCATCGACAACCTCTACGTCGACGTGACTGCCGAGGAAATCCCGATCATGGACGGCAGCGCGGCATCGTTCGTGTTCCTGATCCAGTCGGCCGGCATCGAAGAGCAGAACGCGCTGAAGAAATTCATCAAGGTCACGAAGCCGGTCGAAATCCGCGATGGCGACAAATTTGCGCGCCTCGATCCGTACTTCGGCTTCAAGCTCAAATTCACGATCGATTTCCGCCACCCGGCCGTCGATAAGACCGGTCAGGCGCTGGAAGTCGACTTTGCCAACACCTCGTACGTCCGCGACATCGCGCGTGCGCGCACGTTCGGCTTTGCACACGAAGTCGAGATGATGCGCGAGCTGGGCCTGGCGCGCGGCGGCAGCATGGATAACGCGATCGTGCTCGACGAGTACCGTATCCTGAACAACGACGGCCTGCGCTACGACGACGAGTTCGTGAAGCACAAGATGCTGGACGCGATCGGCGATTTGTACGTGGTCGGCCATCCGCTGCTCGCGTCGTACACGGCGTACAAGTCGGGCCACGGCTTGAACAACGCGTTGTTGCGCGAGTTGCTCGCGCATGAGGATGCGTATGAACTCGTCACGTTCGACGACGTGAAGCGCGCACCGCGCGGTTTCGGTTACGAAGCGCAGACGGCGTTTGCCTGA